Proteins co-encoded in one Diaminobutyricimonas sp. LJ205 genomic window:
- a CDS encoding RidA family protein: MEFNARNDADRTFRIRTLGVASGGASTEGITMGRILINPAGLKALDAYTHVAIGTGQTVIHFAGQVAFDADGNVIGEGDLRAQVIACMNNLKIAMDAVGATWHDIVRRTVYATELGEPGTIARAIKEVTGDVQSPPQTMVKVAGLALPTLLVEIEATAVIG; this comes from the coding sequence TTGGAATTCAACGCACGCAACGACGCCGACCGGACCTTCCGGATCCGAACCCTCGGGGTCGCCAGCGGCGGCGCCTCTACGGAAGGAATCACGATGGGTCGCATATTGATCAACCCCGCCGGCCTCAAAGCTCTTGACGCCTACACACACGTTGCGATTGGAACGGGGCAGACAGTCATTCACTTCGCCGGACAGGTGGCGTTCGACGCCGACGGAAACGTCATCGGCGAAGGCGACCTGCGAGCCCAGGTGATCGCGTGCATGAACAACCTCAAGATCGCCATGGACGCGGTCGGTGCAACGTGGCACGACATCGTGCGACGCACCGTCTACGCGACGGAGCTTGGCGAGCCCGGCACGATCGCGCGTGCGATCAAAGAGGTCACGGGCGATGTCCAGAGCCCTCCGCAGACGATGGTGAAGGTGGCCGGACTCGCGCTCCCCACGCTGCTCGTGGAAATCGAAGCCACCGCCGTTATTGGTTAG